One genomic window of Myxococcus guangdongensis includes the following:
- a CDS encoding AraC family transcriptional regulator, with protein sequence MAFVRAIVLAYEKYGVDPHDALRKAEITRAQLGRVSARINAGQFETLSATAMQELDDEALGWFTRRLPWGTYGMLCRASLSSPTLGIALQRWCRHHRLLTEDVLLSLEVEGATARLVLEERHELRAMREFCLLSSLRYVHGFACWLVNSQLPLREVTFPFATPAHQSVYPLLFPGPVRFSATRASMSFDVGYLELAAKRDEQALRAMLKRALPLTVRQYRRDRRLVERVRTQLSDPRASGTTAQHVASALHVSVRSLHRQLALEGTSLQNLKDDVRRRQALELLGRSSVPIKHVALDVGYADEKIFSRAFKQWTGESPSEYRQRLQRSGE encoded by the coding sequence ATGGCCTTCGTCCGGGCCATCGTGCTCGCCTACGAGAAGTACGGGGTCGACCCGCACGACGCACTGCGAAAGGCGGAGATCACGCGGGCGCAGCTCGGCCGGGTCTCGGCGCGAATCAACGCCGGTCAGTTCGAGACGCTGTCGGCCACGGCGATGCAGGAGCTGGATGACGAGGCCCTGGGTTGGTTCACCCGCAGGCTGCCCTGGGGGACGTACGGGATGCTGTGTCGGGCCTCGCTCAGCTCACCGACGCTGGGCATCGCGCTGCAGCGCTGGTGCCGCCACCACCGGCTGCTCACCGAGGACGTCCTGCTCTCGCTCGAGGTGGAGGGCGCGACGGCGCGGCTCGTCCTCGAGGAGCGGCACGAGCTGCGGGCGATGCGCGAGTTCTGTCTGCTCAGCAGCCTGCGCTACGTGCACGGGTTCGCCTGTTGGCTGGTCAACTCCCAGCTGCCGCTGCGAGAGGTGACGTTCCCCTTCGCGACGCCGGCCCATCAGTCCGTGTACCCGCTCCTGTTCCCGGGGCCGGTGCGCTTTTCGGCCACCCGCGCCAGCATGAGCTTCGACGTGGGCTACCTGGAGCTGGCGGCCAAGCGTGACGAGCAGGCGCTGCGGGCGATGCTCAAGCGGGCGCTGCCGCTGACGGTGCGGCAGTACCGGAGGGACCGGCGGCTCGTCGAGCGGGTGCGCACGCAGCTGAGCGACCCTCGCGCCTCGGGGACCACCGCGCAGCACGTGGCGTCCGCGCTGCATGTCTCGGTGCGCTCGCTGCATCGACAGCTGGCGCTCGAGGGGACGTCGCTGCAGAACCTCAAGGACGACGTGCGGCGACGGCAGGCGCTGGAGTTGCTCGGGCGCTCCTCGGTGCCCATCAAGCACGTGGCGCTGGACGTGGGGTACGCGGACGAGAAGATCTTCTCGCGAGCGTTCAAGCAGTGGACCGGAGAGTCGCCGAGCGAGTACCGACAGCGGCTCCAGCGCTCGGGGGAGTGA
- a CDS encoding LytR/AlgR family response regulator transcription factor: MGEGSEAGWRVLVVDDEPLARDNVRHLLSRAPDVTALWECESGGDAVDVILREKPDLVFLDVQMPEVDGFDVLREVGPELMPPVIFVTAFDQHAVRAFEANALDYLLKPFSAVRFQEALSRARKQREQGRERALLERLSSLLAGYTPANEPPPDSGQYLERIAVKTDGKVVVVPVAELDWCEAEGNYVVLHSAGKRPMLRETLHRVEQWLDPKSFVRVHRSTLVNVNRIKELEPDVDKGWVVILRDGTRLRLSPGRKAAVEAVLRQSF; encoded by the coding sequence ATGGGTGAGGGGAGCGAGGCAGGCTGGCGGGTGCTGGTGGTGGATGACGAGCCGCTGGCCCGCGACAACGTGCGCCACCTCTTGTCGCGCGCGCCCGACGTCACGGCGCTCTGGGAATGCGAGAGCGGCGGTGACGCGGTGGACGTCATCCTCCGCGAGAAGCCGGACCTGGTGTTCCTCGACGTCCAGATGCCCGAGGTCGACGGCTTCGACGTCCTGCGCGAAGTCGGGCCCGAGCTGATGCCCCCCGTCATCTTCGTCACTGCCTTCGACCAGCACGCCGTGCGCGCCTTCGAGGCGAATGCCCTCGACTACCTCCTCAAGCCCTTCAGCGCGGTCCGCTTCCAGGAGGCACTCTCACGCGCCCGCAAACAGCGTGAACAGGGCCGGGAGCGGGCGCTCCTGGAGCGACTGTCCTCCCTGCTCGCGGGCTACACACCGGCGAACGAGCCGCCCCCGGACAGCGGACAGTACCTGGAGCGCATCGCGGTGAAGACGGACGGCAAGGTGGTTGTCGTGCCCGTCGCCGAGCTGGATTGGTGCGAAGCGGAGGGCAACTACGTCGTGCTGCACTCCGCGGGCAAGCGCCCCATGTTGCGCGAGACACTCCACCGGGTGGAGCAGTGGCTGGACCCAAAGAGCTTCGTGCGCGTCCACCGGTCCACCCTGGTGAACGTGAACCGCATCAAGGAGCTTGAGCCCGACGTGGACAAGGGCTGGGTCGTCATCCTGCGCGACGGCACCCGCCTGCGCCTCAGCCCGGGGCGCAAGGCCGCGGTGGAGGCCGTGCTGCGCCAGTCGTTCTGA